Proteins found in one Mycteria americana isolate JAX WOST 10 ecotype Jacksonville Zoo and Gardens chromosome 8, USCA_MyAme_1.0, whole genome shotgun sequence genomic segment:
- the WNT8A gene encoding protein Wnt-8a, giving the protein MKRSTFLILSVAGVYGTILHAAAWSVNNFLMTGPKAYLTYSSSVAAGAHSGMEECKFQFGWERWNCPESALQLSTHNRLRSATRETSFVHAISSAGVMYTLTRNCSMGDFESCGCDDSRNGRVGGRGWVWGGCSDNVEFGERISKLFVDALETGHDTRALINLHNNEAGRLAVKATMKRACKCHGVSGSCSIQTCWLQLAEFREIGNYLKIKYDQAHKLEMDKRRMRAGNSADSRGATAETFHHVHATELIFLEDSPDYCTRNASLGHHGTEGRECLQTGKNLSQWEKRSCRRLCTECGLRVEERRTEVVASCNCKFHWCCTVRCEQCRQLVAKHFCTRRDTTAAAPNHIKRRNKGHKR; this is encoded by the exons ATGAAGAGAAGCACCTTCCTCATCCTCTCCGTCGCGGGGGTCTATGGCACCATCCTCCACGCAGCGGCATG gtCTGTGAATAACTTTCTGATGACAGGACCTAAG GCGTACCTGACGTACTCCAGCAGCGTGGCGGCCGGGGCGCACAGCGGGATGGAGGAGTGCAAGTTCCAGTTCGGGTGGGAGCGCTGGAACTGCCCCGAGAGCGCCCTGCAGCTCTCCACCCACAACCGGCTCCGCAGCG ctaCCCGGGAAACATCCTTTGTCCACGCCATCAGCTCGGCCGGCGTCATGTACACCCTCACCAGGAACTGCAGCATGGGAGACTTCGAGAGCTGCGGCTGCGACGACTCCAGGAACGGCCGTGTCG GTGGCCGAGGCTGGGTCTGGGGGGGATGCAGCGACAACGTGGAGTTTGGGGAGAGGATTTCCAAGCTCTTTGTGGATGCTTTGGAAACAGGACACGATACCCGGGCACTGATTAACCTGCACAACAATGAAGCTGGGAGACTT GCCGTGAAAGCCACAATGAAGCGAGCCTGCAAGTGCCACGGGGTGTCGGGCAGCTGCAGCATCCAGACCTGCTGGCTCCAGCTCGCCGAGTTCCGCGAAATCGGGAACTACCTGAAGATAAAATACGACCAAGCGCACAAGCTGGAGATGGACAAGAGGCGGATGAGAGCCGGCAACAGTGCCGACAGCCGCGGGGCCACGGCGGAGACCTTCCACCACGTCCACGCCACGGAGCTCATCTTCCTGGAGGACTCTCCCGACTACTGCACAAGGAACGCCAGCCTGGGCCACCACGGCACCGAGGGCCGCGAGTGCCTGCAGACCGGCAAGAACCTCTcgcagtgggagaagaggagctgcCGGCGGCTGTGCACCGAGTGCGGTCTCCgcgtggaggagaggaggacagaggtggtGGCCAGCTGCAACTGCAAGTTCCACTGGTGCTGCACGGTCCGGTGCGAGCAGTGCCGGCAGCTGGTGGCCAAGCACTTCTGCACCCGCCGCGACACCACCGCTGCCGCCCCCAACCACATCAAGCGGAGGAACAAGGGCCATAAGAGATAG